From one Shewanella sp. GD04112 genomic stretch:
- the dxs gene encoding 1-deoxy-D-xylulose-5-phosphate synthase has protein sequence MSLDISQFPVLAQANTPNELRQLPQALLPQLADELREFLLKSVGMSSGHFASGLGTVELTVALHYVYNTPFDRLIWDVGHQAYPHKILTGRRDRMHTIRQKNGLHPFPWREESEYDTFSVGHSGTSISAALAMAVAAEKEQAGRKVVAVIGDGAMTGGMVFEAMNHAGDLHNDMLMVLNDNEMSISENVGALNNHLAQLMSGRLYTTIRESSKKVLKGMPVIKEMAKRTEEHLKGMVVPGTLFEELGFNYIGPIDGHDVDALVETLRNMRSLKGPQVLHIMTKKGRGYEPAEKDPIGWHAVPKFDPSQFKKPATKPGLPTFSQVFGKWLCDIAEQDEKVLGITPAMREGSGMVEFSQRFPKQYFDAAIAEQHAVTLGAGFACEGFKPVVAIYSTFLQRGYDQLIHDVALQRLPVLFAIDRGGIVGADGPTHQGAFDLSFMRCIPNMVIMAPSDENECRQMLYTGYCYDAGPSAVRYPRGSATGATQVEAMTALPIGKGVIKRLGKRIAMLNFGTTLAAALTAAESLDATVVDMRFVKPLDVDLVKEMAQTHDVLVTVEENAIMGGAGSGILELLQKLKMPKPVLQIGLPDEFIKHGSPEEVTHDLQLDAEGMLAQINAFLAD, from the coding sequence ATGAGTTTGGACATTTCACAGTTTCCCGTGTTGGCTCAGGCCAACACTCCTAATGAACTCCGCCAGCTTCCTCAGGCCCTGTTACCTCAATTGGCCGATGAGTTGCGGGAGTTTCTTCTTAAGTCCGTTGGCATGTCCAGCGGACATTTTGCCTCTGGACTCGGCACAGTCGAACTGACTGTTGCCCTGCATTATGTCTATAACACCCCGTTTGATCGTTTGATTTGGGACGTTGGCCACCAAGCCTACCCCCATAAAATCCTCACTGGTCGCCGCGACAGAATGCACACCATTAGGCAAAAGAACGGTTTACACCCTTTCCCTTGGCGGGAAGAAAGTGAATACGACACCTTTAGCGTCGGACACTCTGGCACATCCATCAGTGCCGCATTAGCCATGGCCGTTGCCGCCGAAAAAGAACAGGCAGGCCGTAAAGTGGTCGCCGTGATTGGCGATGGTGCCATGACGGGCGGTATGGTGTTCGAGGCCATGAATCACGCGGGTGATTTGCACAACGATATGCTGATGGTGCTGAACGATAACGAAATGTCGATTTCAGAAAACGTCGGCGCACTCAACAATCACTTAGCGCAACTGATGTCGGGCCGCCTCTACACCACGATTCGTGAAAGCAGCAAGAAAGTCCTCAAGGGCATGCCGGTCATCAAAGAGATGGCCAAGCGCACCGAAGAGCACCTTAAGGGTATGGTCGTACCTGGCACTCTGTTTGAAGAGTTAGGCTTTAACTATATCGGCCCCATCGATGGCCACGATGTCGATGCCCTAGTGGAAACCCTGCGCAATATGCGCTCTCTAAAGGGGCCACAAGTACTGCACATCATGACTAAAAAAGGTCGTGGTTATGAACCGGCCGAGAAAGATCCTATCGGTTGGCACGCGGTACCTAAATTTGACCCGTCACAGTTTAAGAAACCAGCCACTAAGCCGGGACTGCCAACCTTCTCCCAAGTGTTTGGCAAATGGTTATGTGATATTGCCGAGCAGGACGAAAAAGTCTTAGGCATTACCCCTGCCATGCGTGAAGGTTCGGGCATGGTGGAGTTTTCGCAGCGCTTTCCGAAACAATATTTCGATGCCGCCATTGCCGAGCAACATGCGGTGACTTTAGGTGCCGGATTTGCCTGTGAAGGCTTTAAGCCTGTGGTCGCCATTTACTCGACCTTCCTGCAACGGGGTTATGATCAACTGATCCACGATGTGGCGCTACAGCGCTTACCAGTATTGTTCGCTATTGACCGTGGCGGTATTGTCGGTGCCGACGGCCCAACCCACCAAGGCGCATTCGATTTAAGCTTTATGCGCTGCATCCCGAATATGGTGATCATGGCGCCATCGGATGAAAATGAATGTCGCCAAATGCTCTATACCGGTTATTGCTATGATGCTGGCCCGAGTGCGGTGCGTTATCCAAGGGGCAGCGCCACTGGCGCGACTCAGGTAGAAGCCATGACGGCATTGCCGATAGGTAAAGGCGTGATTAAGCGTTTAGGCAAACGTATCGCCATGCTGAACTTTGGTACCACCTTAGCCGCCGCCTTAACCGCCGCAGAAAGCTTAGACGCCACCGTCGTCGATATGCGCTTTGTCAAGCCATTAGATGTGGATTTGGTTAAAGAGATGGCGCAAACCCACGATGTGCTCGTGACAGTGGAAGAGAACGCCATTATGGGCGGCGCAGGCTCTGGCATTTTAGAGCTACTGCAAAAGCTTAAAATGCCCAAACCTGTGCTGCAAATCGGCCTACCCGATGAGTTTATTAAACATGGCTCTCCAGAAGAAGTGACCCATGATTTACAACTCGATGCCGAAGGTATGTTAGCGCAAATTAATGCTTTTCTTGCCGATTGA